From Xanthomonas citri pv. mangiferaeindicae:
ATCGCCGGCTTTCTCGAGGGCGAGGATGCCCGCGCCACCGAGGCGATCTTCCGCCGTATGGGCGTGTCCATCGAGACACCCGCAACCGGCGAGCGCGTCGTCCGCGGCGTCGGCATCGATGGTCTGCGCGCCGCCGACGGCCCGCTCGACTGTGGCAACGCCGGCACCGGCATGCGCCTGCTGGCGGGCTTGCTCGCCGGCCAGGCGTTCGACAGCGAACTGGTCGGCGATACGTCGCTGTCCAAGCGGCCGATGCGGCGCGTCACCGAGCCCTTGGCGCGCATGGGCGCCCGCATCGACACCGGTGAGGGGGGCGTGCCGCCGCTGCGCGTGCATGGCCGGCAGCGCCTGGCCGGCATCGAGTACGAGAACGCGCTGGCCAGCGCCCAGGTCAAATCGGCGCTGTTGCTCGCCGGCCTGTATGCCGATGGCGAGACCGTGATCCATGAGCCGCGGCCCACCCGCGACTACACCGAGCGCATGCTCGCCGCGTTCGGTTGGCCGATCGACTTCTCACCGGGGCTCGCACGGCTGTCGGGCGGCCATCGCCTGCGCGCGACCGACGTGCACGTGCCGGCCGACTTCTCGTCGGCGGCGTTCTTCCTGGTCGCCGCGTCGATCGTGCCCGGCTCCGATCTGCTGCTGCGCCGGGTCGGCATGAACCCGCGCCGCACCGGCCTGCTGCACGTGCTGCGGCTGATGGGCGCGGACATCGAGGCCTCGAATGCCGGCGAGCAGGGCGGCGAGCCG
This genomic window contains:
- a CDS encoding 3-phosphoshikimate 1-carboxyvinyltransferase — protein: MSAARWIATAGAPLRGELDVPGDKSVSHRAIMLASLADGTSRIAGFLEGEDARATEAIFRRMGVSIETPATGERVVRGVGIDGLRAADGPLDCGNAGTGMRLLAGLLAGQAFDSELVGDTSLSKRPMRRVTEPLARMGARIDTGEGGVPPLRVHGRQRLAGIEYENALASAQVKSALLLAGLYADGETVIHEPRPTRDYTERMLAAFGWPIDFSPGLARLSGGHRLRATDVHVPADFSSAAFFLVAASIVPGSDLLLRRVGMNPRRTGLLHVLRLMGADIEASNAGEQGGEPVADLRVRHAPLRGIEVPEIHVPDMIDEFPALFVAAACADGPTRVTGAAELRVKESDRIAVMATGLRTLGVAIDEAPDGATIPGCPGAGAVFGDGEVESHGDHRIAMAFAVAAQRAAGEVVICDTANVATSFPGFVPLARGAGFGLQGD